AGTGACGTtggatttgaaaaaaacattgaagtCTGACACGTAGGCCTGCAAAATatagttcatgtttttttttaattacaaataaagtaCATATCCATACTTATAGCTTTACTTTATCTAATACACTTTTCTTGTGGTaaccagtgttttttttcttccccatGTTGATTCACACACTAGGGCAGTCATGTGGAAACAGCTgtcattttgttcattttaactGAATGTAGAGGACAAAGAAAGCTACATGATGAGGTGTTGTACTTACATATTTGTTTCCTGTTGGGGCGAAGGCAAAGTACTGCACTATAGTTGGATGATTGACAGTTGTAACGAATGTCCTGGAAAGATATGGAAACCATTAAAGgcaataataaattaaaacactgcCTACAAGTATTGCTATGATGTATTTTTCCATAATGTAAGAGGAAATACTATCtctcaataaaacaacaacttacGAACTCTCCCTGTTATAGATGGAGTAAGAGGCTGTGTATGAATGTCTCCATTTCTGTTGGAGTTCAAACAGACATTTACTATCAGGATATTTTTCCTTTATGAAGATTACATTTAAGGaccttttaaaaagacaagCGTATGTAAAAACTCGGGGGAACAAACTGGGTAACATTGATTTCAAGTTTCTCACCTTTGTGAAATTACTTTCAAAAGCGATGTATTTATAATCCCCCGACAACATGTAATCTATGGCCTCCACTTGGGTCTATAGTAAACACAAATTAGGaaacattattataatatatgaattattattttgaatgaaCAGTGTTAATTGTtacaaaatgtttatatttgaaaatcAAAGTTTATTACAAAGGTTGAATTGCTCAGATAAAGTGACAATGTATTTGTTTCAGCATTGTGGAGAAAGATATTCCCATCTCTTGTTTTATGCAGGTATTCCTTGTCtgcagaaataaaagaaaaataaatatgcttGTGAGAGGTTTGTACACAcaataaacatgtatattatCTTTTCCAAATAACAACCTAGTAAAACATGTGATTGATTGTTTATGATACCTGATATCCAATACAAATTGTAGGATTTCCACCTAATGGTGTCGTTGAAGTAATCGTCTAAGGAGAATGGCTTTTTGGCACCGTCAGATTCTGAAATGATGCAAACTCTGCATGAGGGCTCATGACAATAACAATTCAGGATTCCAGTTGTGGaggaagtgctcagatcttgaatattcaaatgtaacttaaaaataaaagcctgcaTTTAAAACCTTACTTCAGCAAAAGTAAATGAGTATTAGCACCAAAATACTTAAAGCACCAAAAGTCAATCAACTataaaataagactttagttacacctgaaGTAAGTTCACAAGCTACCgtgcagtatacaaagtaattaaaactagctgcacttTACAGCTTTGATAATACCTAATGAATAATGCATCAACaactataatcaaaacatatgatattggtctgaaatgggccaatctgcataatgacaACGCAtggaatgcaggacttttacttgtaacagagcaTTCCTTACACTCCGGTACTTCCAcgtttacttaagtacaagatctgagtacttctcccacctttgGTAAATTGTAGCCTACTGGATGTGCTTCTCACGAATGCAAACATCTAAAACGTTGATcttgatgaaaaatgtaaacacccATCTGTATTTGGACACGCGGTGGCGCTAGGACTTCCTGCAGGAGTGTAACACGCTGTCAATCTTCATTAGACTTCCTTATGAATGATATCCTTATCCGCAAGACTTTTCATATTTAAGTTTGTCAATGAAAGAATACAAAcggaaaacaaagaaatgcactCGTTTAGATGGCATAAACTCTCAATAACGGTAAAAAATCTGCTGGAAATGAACCAATCAACTGCACAACAATCTTAATACTTGATTTGGGAGTTATCGTTTCACAGCTGTTTTTGGTTAGCTTTCCAATAGGCTGCACAGACACGCCGAGAGGTAAAAAAGCATAGACAGGCCTGAGCATGAACTTACTGCTGAAATAAACTGCTGGAATCGTTATTAACGTGATGACGACAGCCGCCCCCACCACAGCCCACAGCATCTTGTTGCAGCCCTGTGAAGGTGACACGAAAGTTTCACAAACATCTGCTGCGGGAAATCTCACAAAACACGCTGACGCTGCAGGTTATCTTTTTTTAGTCCGTTAATCAGAGATGCTGCCTAGTGCCAACAATAAGTCCCCTGTGTCCATTTACCAATGTAATTTGCATGTTCTCACTATTTAAACTGATAAATCCATTACTGACCATGATGCAGAAGAAGTCGCCGCGAAGCTCTCAGTCTTTAATAATCCTTGAAGGTCGATGAAGTGAAGTTTAAAGTCAAAGGCAGCCAGGTCAACATACTCTCACAGCCTAACACCCGAAACAATGGCTTTACACTAAATATGGCAACATGAGAAAAAGTGAGCTTCGTCCTACTCCTCACACTTTCCGCTGCATTCCTGAGAGGAGTCCGACAGCAGACAGAGATGCCTCCCTGAAGTCTGCAGCCTGCACAACTTTCCAAGAGCGCACAACTTGCTGGTATTTAGGAAGTGGCTTTTTCACCGAGGGCGCAAGTCATTCCCTCAACAAATCTGAGAAAGCAGGAGTCGGCTAGAGCTGGAGATTTATTCCACTTGTGAAAACAACTAGCTATAAAAGAGTTGACAAGTGATGTGACTTTATAATTCAGCACATCTAATgaaaaagtgaaagtacaagCCAGTGAGTGGACACACCTTTATTGATTGAAAATACATACTGACAAGCATTCCTTAGACAATCGCACAGGTATCTTTCTGTATGAGGAAACATAATTGACAAATGGTTCTAAAAATAGCCGCTGCTACTGGCTCAACAGTTGGATTACATGGAAAATCAGCAGCACCTGTTTATCTGCATGTATATGACAGGTGGGCTCTGAGGGGCTATCACAGGCTCAGTGGCTCCAATCTCATGAGAGCACGGGGTTTgagagaacatttattttttcattttgcatcaGTGATGAAATGAACACAGATTTTGTAATTGCTTGCTCCTGCAATTATTTCAACATATAATAACCGTACAACACCAatgaaacatttgtattttgacaATCTTACATAACTATGAGTAAGCCTTtttccaataaaataataaaaagattacTTTGCAGCACATGCGTACACCCCCCAGTATTAGTTAACAGAAACTTCAGGAAACATTGCATTTACCAGTGTGAAGGGTACAGCAATTTATACTGTCCAATTTTAAGATAAGACACAGTAGAAAACAATGCTTTTGTGAGTATTACCGACTGTATGCAGTTGTGATTTAGTCAGTTTCTTCTTCATCTGAGCTTTGTTCCAACTGCGCATGTTCAATGTAGTTGAAGGCAGGAAACTTAATTTTGAGGTCACTCCAACTGGTGCATTTGGGTTTCTTCTTACCGTTGAACGTCACCACAAAGTTTTTCACATGAAGGCAGGGGCAATCGATTCCCCGGTAGAGCATCATGGAACCCCATCTCTACAACAGAAAGGggatgatataatataatacagcaTGTATTCTATCCTATTCTTACATGGTTTTTACATCTGTTCAAAATGCCATATGTGCCCTCAGCTGACATAGAATTTGGGAGACAAATGCCCACCACAGAACATGTGGCAGTCCAGGCCTTGAATACAAAGGTATGGAATCATCTGGTTGTAGTTAATATCTTATGGGATTCTGACTCATTTCTCCCCCACTTTCTTAGTGCAGATGAATGGTCTCATTTCCCAATTTCAACTTATTCAGTTTAAAAGACAGTTGTGGAGCAATAACAAAACTGGTCCCTGTAAGTGTAGCCTGCAGAATTGAGACGGTAGCTTGATATTACAGTAAGTGACAAGAAAGTAAAGAAGTGTTTcccaaaatgtacaaaaaaccCTGAATACACGTACCTGTCCACAGTCTTTGCATGCTATGTAGTAATTGGTCTCATAATCTAAATGCCGCTCCTCAAGAGTAGAGTTTTCTCTCTTGATGAAaagttttctaaaaaaaaaagaattgtatttaatatgaTTTTGGATACATTTGATATGCAGGCATGGTAAAATTCATCATCAGAACTTCCAACTGTGGCATATAGTTTTTTACATCATAGAATAATGTAAAAGTCGATTTTGAATTTTAATCGGTACCTGAACTCTGATGAGACATTGACTCTGTGCATGTTTTCGATGAGCTCGATGTCCTTGCCAGTGCAGACATGCTTGCTGCAGCTTCGGCAGCTAAACTTGACATCACCCTTCTCAGTCTGCATTTGCTGTTGCTGCTTCTTTTTCATTCGAATCCTCCCCTCCATGATAGCCTGCATCTGAAACTCGAGTATctgaggaaaggaaaaaaaacgtCACAGAGAGTGAGTTTTATGTCAGCAGCACCTATGGAAAGTGCATATGTGGTGTTGTTGTCACACCTCTAAACACCATCATccaatacatttttcttgtgCCAGATTTAAAATAAGTCCTTTAAGTTTTTCTCAGCTATTGCCTTCACAAGAATGGAAATAAAGATGGACAACCTGTTGGCATACCAAAGGCAGGAAACAGTTTTAAGTGGACGTACCCTTCTGTCATACTCCTCTTGTTTTAAGGTTCTGATTTTGTCAATGGCTTTGTTCATCATGGTGATGCGGTACTCATTGACACACTCCTTCTCGGTCACTCCGGAGTTCTTTACATCGACCAGAGTGTAGCTGCTGTCCTCAGCCCTTCCTCTTCCCCGAGCCTGCAAAATGTTATGATAAAGTCAATGGTTAGCAACGATATAAGTGATAATCTGTAACACACACCACAGGTCATAATTCATTTGACCACTAAAGTCACTGACCTGAATCATAGCAATCTCATTGGTCACGAGGCCGTATCGGATAACAAAATTGCACGCTGCAATGTCCAAACCCTCCTCGGCCACTGTGGTGGCAATCAGCAAGTTGACTTCACCATCACGAAATTTGGTCAACACATCCCTTTGCTCTGCCTaattaacacacatttgtatttagagGGTTACTGTGCGTATGGTATGAATTAGATTTAAAGTGTGAAGACACAAATGTGCTTCATTTTGTGTAATGTGCACTTACAGAAGTCATTGGTTTTACAACACTCTGGTCTCCTGCTCCGATCACATGGTAGGCTTTCACTCCAACATCTGCAAACTTGGGGTTTTCCTTAATCCATTGGCTTAGAGCAATAGCACTGCGTCGGGTTTTGGTGAAAATGATGCCCCTGGCCTTTTCTCTGCTACTGAACTCATGCAGAATTTTACTTCGTAGTTTGGACAGGCTGTCATTTTCAAACTCTGGTTTCTCTGCGAGCCGCTGCAGCTCTTCCTTCTTCCCTGCAAGACAGATTTTATATAACAGTGGTTAATTCTTTGCATTATTCTAGAGGttaagggacattttttttctatctctttttctttaagaCTTTTTCGGGCAACTGGTGCCTTTATTGTACAAACAGAATTCAAACAGGAAGACATAGGGGAGGGGATGCTAAGCTAAGCCCACAAGCACTGAGCTTTATATTGTATTTCCAAATATGAGTAAACCCATAATTCGAATCTATCTCTTAGCaagaaaacattattattaatatctagaatcattaaataatgttttaaaatgctccaggacatacagtatgactattgaaacaaaaagtcaaaacaataccttcaaacaaatcaaagaggAACCGCTCGGTGACTGTAATTATTATGGCTTGCTCATCGTccggggatttttttttctttttctcttcctcgTGGTATTCATTCAGGAAATTCAAGGCATCCCGCATGCGAATGGTGTTGCAGAGATTCAGGCCCTCGCTGTACTGTTTGAGGTGCTCTGCGCAAACCCGCACTTTCCGATTTTCGTCCGTTGCAGCTAAAATGGGTTGAGACAAGTTTTTAGATCCGAGAAGCCAGGTAGTTTGCTCTCAAGAAGTGAAGTTGGTCAAAGGATTTTTATAAAAGCTTAACAGATTTTGCTCACCTATGCGCTCTTTTTGAACAACCCACTGTTCATAAGTCTGAGAGCCAAGGTCAGAGGTCGGATTCAGCTCGGCATGGGTATGAATGTCATTCATGATGTTCTTGATGACATCACCAAAGGGATCCTGGAAGggtacaaacataaaacaatgttaatGCTAATCCTCACAGAGACACCTTATCAAAAAGCTACCGTTAGGGCAAAGAAAACTACCTCTTTTCTGTCTTCAACAGTCTTAATGCTCTTCCTTGGTTCCCTTTTGAATTGCCCAAGGTCAGTTGTCATGATTTTGTAGGCATCCAAGTTTGCACAAATCTAtcaaaaaagagacacacataTATGCATTGTTGGAACTAATCAAAATCTTACATTGATGCATGCTATTTTTACTGAATCTCTGCATGTCAAGGGCAAAGTTGAATCCAGGGTGTTTTCAATTTTGGACTTTTGTAGCAGCAACAAACGTTATGGGTGGTGTGAGTGAAGGCGTAGAGGGGAACATTTGAAACAGCTTGGCTGGATGAACAGGCGATGACTAATGTAGCGAAACTCTGCTAGGATTAAGATGAACAAAAGATTGAAACTAAAAGGAAATTATGTTATTTGTAATGTGCACACAGCAGTAAAATGTAGTCAAATGATCAATGCCAATCATCCAAATAGTGATTAGACAGAGTGTCCGTAGAGATTTTTGAGGCCACTGTATCTGCCATTATTATAGTAGATGCATAAGATTGTAATTTGTAGCTTATATTTTGTACACATTAGCTAATGTCGTCTTTGCTTCTGTCTGCAGGAATCTGAGTATGGTAGTTACGCGCAGTATGTGGTCCTCAGCTTTCTCCATTTTCGTGGCTCCCCCGACCCCTGGTGAGGCAGTTAGGCCCAGAATCTGAGGGAGGGGCTTGGTCTTCTTTTGCTCTTTCTTTAGCAGTAAGTTCTTGTGCTTCTGCTTCAGGTATCGCATCATTATGTGGTTGTACACTCCTCCTTTCTGAGTGTGGTGACACTCATCGATCACAATCAGTGTCAGATCTACAAGGAGAGAAGACGTGACAACCAAACATTTAATTACCGTATTGTACagtattgaataaaaaaatagtcTACTTGGACTAGTTGGACATTTGAGTAACAGTTATCATAATAAGCATATTCATTCTTATTAGTTATGGTTTTGTGACTTTGTCCACCAAATTCATATCAGTTCATCTTTGTGTCCGGTGGATGTTTGTGCCACATTTGAAGGAATTCCCTACACTGCTTGAGATATCACAGTCACAAGAATGGGACAGATGTGATGTCATGGGAAAATGCAGAGCGAATAAAAGCAACGTGGACAATAACAAGAACAAAAGTAAttggtgagtgagtgagtgagtgagtgagtgagtgttttAAGAAGTCTTTTGGTAAGAATAATGTTAGGCAAGATTACTGCTTTCTTACcaataatatttacatttctccatctctctgtcttaCATTACTGTCCTGGGACTATAATTTTGTAAAACAAGCAattctttttatgtcttttgtttgtgttactcaAATAAATAGAGATTAATTTTAATCACAGATTATAACCTCTTTCTGTCAGAGAGTTCTTAACACACAAACCAACACTTTTGCTCAGGAACCTGGCGCTGCAGTTTCAGCCAtacaatgaacattttaaaaatagctttaactcgtttcttatttttgtattttttactgaagtgtGAGAGAGGTGAATTATATTCAATCACACAAACAGTACAAGTATAACCAGATAGATACAAATGTGTCCCCAGAGGAAAAGAGTATGGAGGAGTGGCAGCTTGATGTACTGTGGGTGATAGAAGCTCTCATGTGAATTTGATCAGCCACACACTGATGGCTTGAACAGACGTGTGGCCTGGAAGGCAGGagattggaaaaaaaaaaaaaaaaggacatgcTCTCAGGCGTTTCAACAAACAGCATATGTTCCACTGAGGTGGCTATTCCACCTTGGACTGGTGAATGCCAACAAGAGTGAACAGCAGAGCCAGAAGACTTTGACAAGATCCTGTCAGGTATCGTCAGGGGAGATGTTATAAATCCTCCGGGTGGCTTTCTATTCCAAAACCTGTCAAAATCTGTTGAGCCTTAAACCACAGACACTACTAAATGTTTTAGAAAGCCCCTCAAAAAAGTAGAGTTGTTGTGaccttatttccatttttaaatgctCACATTTTTGACTGGTAGTCAAGTTTACTAAAACCGAAATAGATTATTGAGCCAAGGAAAAGTAATTAACATTCTTGTGTTAGAGGAGCTTTTGTAAAACCCTAATGCAAAATCATACCACTCAAGTCCACCCCTTCGTCCTCTCCTGTGTTAGCCCTCTCCAGGTAATTCTCAAGGATCTGGGCAGTGCAAACGATGACGTCATTATCCTTCACGATCTCTGTGAAAGAGATTTTGAGCTGGGAGTCTCCGCTGACTCTCTCCACTTTATACTCGTTCCTCAAAAATGGCTGGAACTCTGCAGAAAAATGCTGCTCAACAAGAGGAACCTGCAGGACACCAGAGCAGAGCACATTTAACTGTATGACGTCATGCTACAAAGCTAAGAAATAactaatagaaataaaacaataaaagaaaacaagaaatatctgtatttataaaatgttcctGGGGATtaagggtgtgtttgttttaatcaaaataactGCTGTTATGACTTTGTTGCCAACACAAGTTCTGGTATGATTGGGAAGAGTATGTTGTCTAAGGATCAGAGTGAGACGCTCCCTTTCTGCTAAGACACGCCTGGGTAAGTTTCATTTAGTTCTTCACAGAATGAAACACTATGATCAGTTTCTTTAACATACAGACTCTGATTCTCAAGCTGTTTACTAAATAGTTTTATATCTGGAAAAGCTTTAATCCAAAAAGGATTAGCTGTTGATTCACTCCAATGCAGAGCAAATCATATGCATGCCAAGTAGTAACAAAGTGCAGGGGAATATCTAACCCTTACATAGTGTATAGTGCATACTGTATAGAATGTAATTTGTGGTGAGCTAACCGAAAAGTGCAAATTGACTGAAAGACAGAATGTTttctttggatttaaaaaaaggacataagTAGGTCAACATTACAGTGATTAGCAATGAGTCAGGTATACAAGACTTGGGTTGCTGTACCTTGTTAACCAGGACTATAACTTTCCCTGAACGCCCCTCTTCCCTCCTTTGGTCCAGATGTTTTTTGGTAACATAAACGGCAACTCTggttttaccacttcctgtcgGGAGGCATATGATGATGTTTTTCCCCACCAAGGCAGGTCTAGCCACATCCAGCTGATAATCTCGAAGAACTATATCATCTTTTCTTGGTCCTCCGGCTGCTTCTACAGGGTCTGTATTTCAGAGCAGAGGGTCAGACAGACGAAACCTTCTAGTCTATGTCAGCAACCCACAATTACAGGCATTACCAGCAGGAAGCGACTGCGCTAGTCATTGTTCGTGGTTTTAGTCCTGTGGTTAAACGTTTTCTTAAAGCAGCTATTAAAAATGCCAACCAAACGATATGCATACGCAATGAATTCATGGAATATGTTCTAAATTTAAACCATAAGCACTGAGCCTTCTAACTGTTCACGTTCATTG
This genomic stretch from Eleginops maclovinus isolate JMC-PN-2008 ecotype Puerto Natales chromosome 7, JC_Emac_rtc_rv5, whole genome shotgun sequence harbors:
- the ifih1 gene encoding interferon-induced helicase C domain-containing protein 1; amino-acid sequence: MASDSEEGKERLIEDYRNRLRQLIVVDRVLDHLHIIENDQKDQIRQKARTDGDLAAADHLITAVLKRPHAKGWFQAFVDALIHSDCESAALYIQTDNTIDPAAEADNDYCVKLIEVLSPSLVSMKTEDVSLRCFAEKLITQDDLEKIKTRTANVGNISGARELLRSIVRCRPGWFSPFLEILRVTEHKHLYELTGGSSDDKKTVGKLPSLKDEPMQCEAAAGSGDSPEFMVISTTNECPEEADLYQGVSAESRQLPDSIEPSQSDPVEAAGGPRKDDIVLRDYQLDVARPALVGKNIIICLPTGSGKTRVAVYVTKKHLDQRREEGRSGKVIVLVNKVPLVEQHFSAEFQPFLRNEYKVERVSGDSQLKISFTEIVKDNDVIVCTAQILENYLERANTGEDEGVDLSDLTLIVIDECHHTQKGGVYNHIMMRYLKQKHKNLLLKKEQKKTKPLPQILGLTASPGVGGATKMEKAEDHILRICANLDAYKIMTTDLGQFKREPRKSIKTVEDRKEDPFGDVIKNIMNDIHTHAELNPTSDLGSQTYEQWVVQKERIAATDENRKVRVCAEHLKQYSEGLNLCNTIRMRDALNFLNEYHEEEKKKKKSPDDEQAIIITVTERFLFDLFEGKKEELQRLAEKPEFENDSLSKLRSKILHEFSSREKARGIIFTKTRRSAIALSQWIKENPKFADVGVKAYHVIGAGDQSVVKPMTSAEQRDVLTKFRDGEVNLLIATTVAEEGLDIAACNFVIRYGLVTNEIAMIQARGRGRAEDSSYTLVDVKNSGVTEKECVNEYRITMMNKAIDKIRTLKQEEYDRRILEFQMQAIMEGRIRMKKKQQQQMQTEKGDVKFSCRSCSKHVCTGKDIELIENMHRVNVSSEFRKLFIKRENSTLEERHLDYETNYYIACKDCGQRWGSMMLYRGIDCPCLHVKNFVVTFNGKKKPKCTSWSDLKIKFPAFNYIEHAQLEQSSDEEETD